In Chloroflexota bacterium, one genomic interval encodes:
- a CDS encoding GNAT family N-acetyltransferase, with product MTTKKTLIIPESPPIPGLNVRYFEGESDYPNIIAVFDACKIVDDVEYSLTLEGVKHHFEHIINSDPFTDMIFVEVDGQVVAYGRVGWYEESNGNYIYYTLGWVHPKWRRKGIGTAILKHNERRAREIAAKHPADAPKFFQTDHSDKQPGVAALLKANSYEETRWGYEMQRPTDAPLPDAPMSEGLEVRPVDEAHYRPIWDADNEAFRDHWGHSERTEEEYQRWLAEPVIFTPHLWKIAWDGDEVVGMVRNFVDEDENKEYDRKRGYTEFISVRKPWRRRGVARSLLVQSIEMFREMGFAETVLGVDTQNPNHALNLYEGVGYQVIRKNTLYRKEL from the coding sequence ATGACGACAAAAAAAACGCTGATTATCCCAGAATCACCCCCAATTCCAGGATTGAACGTCCGCTACTTTGAGGGTGAATCGGATTATCCAAACATCATCGCAGTTTTCGATGCTTGTAAAATTGTTGACGATGTGGAGTACAGTCTCACACTGGAAGGTGTGAAGCACCACTTTGAACATATCATCAACAGCGACCCCTTCACAGATATGATTTTTGTGGAAGTGGATGGGCAAGTGGTGGCCTACGGGCGCGTGGGATGGTATGAGGAGAGCAACGGAAATTACATCTACTATACCCTGGGGTGGGTACACCCCAAATGGCGGCGCAAAGGCATTGGCACGGCAATTTTGAAGCACAATGAGCGCCGTGCCCGCGAGATTGCGGCCAAACATCCAGCGGACGCGCCCAAATTTTTCCAGACCGATCACAGCGACAAACAACCCGGCGTGGCAGCCTTGCTAAAGGCTAATAGCTACGAAGAAACTCGTTGGGGCTATGAGATGCAGCGTCCAACCGATGCCCCCTTGCCCGATGCGCCTATGTCGGAGGGTTTGGAAGTGCGCCCGGTGGATGAAGCGCATTATCGCCCGATCTGGGATGCGGACAACGAAGCTTTTCGCGATCATTGGGGCCACAGCGAGCGCACAGAAGAAGAATATCAGCGCTGGCTGGCCGAACCGGTAATTTTCACGCCCCACCTATGGAAAATTGCCTGGGACGGCGACGAAGTGGTCGGGATGGTGCGCAATTTTGTAGACGAAGATGAAAATAAAGAATATGACCGCAAACGCGGCTACACCGAATTCATCTCTGTGCGCAAACCCTGGCGACGACGCGGCGTAGCCCGCTCGCTGCTGGTGCAAAGCATCGAAATGTTCCGCGAGATGGGCTTTGCTGAGACCGTTTTGGGCGTAGATACGCAGAACCCCAACCACGCGCTCAATTTATATGAGGGTGTAGGGTATCAGGTGATACGCAAAAATACATTGTATCGGAAAGAATTGTAG
- a CDS encoding MFS transporter — protein MQTTTKKEKKEPLLSNILKLFMFAMVLANIAGSMYGSLLPLYLKSLNANVLQVGLFFTLSNILPLILQILGGWISDSLGRLRSIAMGSVAGVIAHIGIVLAPTWQWVLFGEGFGAITRSLVGPSFSSFIADQSAEKNRARVFGITESIFMLVVVIGPPLGGWLADAYGFKFMLIIAAVLYTFAALIRIGMARTAAKGAEANPEKLSLASLKEKLSAMTVLLLAGGVMTWVLVTDGVRDIAYTMSFTLESLYLNEIGGLTMKQIGFLGSIFGICNMITTIPAGKLADKKGERVAIAGGFLLDAIGLIIFLNVYSFWGYAIAWGVFGIGVGLMSPAYQSLISKAVPEKLRGTAFGLLHSSLGLFSLPAPAIGARLWTRYTPQTPFRITAGVALLTIIPVWLKFKLPDDENEEK, from the coding sequence ATGCAAACAACAACGAAGAAAGAGAAGAAAGAACCGCTGCTCAGCAATATCCTCAAATTGTTTATGTTCGCTATGGTGTTGGCAAATATCGCGGGCAGTATGTATGGTTCATTGCTACCGCTTTACCTGAAAAGCCTCAATGCCAATGTGCTGCAAGTTGGGTTGTTTTTTACCCTGTCGAATATTCTGCCATTAATTTTGCAGATTTTGGGCGGATGGATATCGGACTCGCTGGGTCGCTTGCGTAGTATCGCCATGGGCAGCGTTGCCGGAGTCATTGCGCATATCGGCATTGTGTTGGCGCCTACCTGGCAGTGGGTGTTGTTCGGGGAAGGTTTTGGCGCTATCACCCGTTCGCTGGTTGGCCCCAGTTTTAGTTCGTTTATCGCCGACCAGTCAGCCGAAAAAAACCGCGCCCGCGTCTTTGGCATCACCGAGAGCATTTTTATGCTGGTGGTCGTCATCGGCCCGCCGCTGGGCGGCTGGTTGGCCGATGCGTACGGCTTCAAGTTCATGCTAATTATTGCAGCGGTTCTGTATACCTTCGCGGCGTTAATTCGCATTGGCATGGCGCGCACGGCAGCCAAAGGCGCGGAAGCAAACCCCGAAAAACTATCGCTGGCTAGTTTGAAAGAAAAGCTTAGCGCAATGACCGTGCTGCTGCTAGCCGGGGGTGTGATGACCTGGGTGCTAGTTACCGATGGTGTACGCGATATCGCCTATACGATGTCTTTTACACTGGAATCACTCTATCTGAACGAAATCGGCGGGCTGACGATGAAGCAAATCGGCTTCCTGGGATCAATTTTTGGCATTTGTAATATGATCACCACCATTCCAGCGGGCAAATTGGCCGACAAGAAAGGCGAACGCGTCGCTATTGCGGGCGGTTTTTTGCTGGATGCTATCGGGCTAATTATCTTCCTCAATGTATACAGTTTTTGGGGTTACGCGATCGCCTGGGGCGTTTTTGGAATTGGGGTAGGCCTGATGTCACCCGCCTACCAATCGCTGATCAGCAAAGCTGTCCCCGAAAAATTGCGCGGCACGGCCTTTGGTCTGCTGCATAGCAGCCTGGGGCTATTCTCGCTTCCTGCTCCGGCAATCGGCGCGCGATTGTGGACTCGCTACACGCCACAGACGCCCTTCCGCATCACAGCCGGTGTCGCCTTGCTTACCATAATCCCGGTCTGGCTAAAGTTTAAGCTACCGGATGATGAGAATGAAGAAAAATAA